The Lycium barbarum isolate Lr01 chromosome 12, ASM1917538v2, whole genome shotgun sequence genome includes a region encoding these proteins:
- the LOC132621140 gene encoding probable splicing factor 3A subunit 1 produces the protein MFGTTQILPLPAPPLDGNLGPTPPAQVVEEPKEDKMEEDEEDNNKTDKVPTSVATHTRTIGIIYPPPDIRSIVDKTSQFVAKNGPDFEKRIVLNNAGNAKFNFLNASDPYHAYYQHRLAEARAQNQASGEQPTQPEDKEAAPAPPTADGAETTAKPDPSAQFRPVRKVLEPPEAEQYTVRLPEGITGEELDIIKLTAQFVARNGKSFLTGLTSREINNPQFHFLKPTHSMFMFFTSLADAYSKVLMPPKGLTDKLQKSAADMTTVLERCLHRLEWEKSQEQARQKAEDEIEQERLQMAMIDWHDFVVVETIDFADDEDQDLPPPMTLEEVIRRSKMPTLEEEEYVEPGKEVEMEMDEEEAQLVEEGMRAATLEENGGVKSAETKAIPEEQDPPMRIVKNWKRPEERIPAERDPTKYVVSPITGELIPINEMSEHMRISLIDPKYKEQKDRMFAKIKETTLAQDDEISKNIVGLARTRPDIFGTTEEEVSNAVKAEIEKKVEEPKQVIWDGHTGSIGRTASQAMSQNSADDQNDAANDGRNLPGPQAPPPPRPGLPSVRPLPPPPGLALNIPRPPNTVQYSTPTSAGVAAPPPPRPPMVNMIPQVRPPPPPMPQMPGQQNLMNRPPMPPSMAMNSHSLPIPPPPGSQFTPLGAPRPFVPHPMSQSGMSMVPPPPMPQGMPPPPPPEEAPPLPEEPEPKRQKLDESVLIPEDQFLAQHSGRATINVSVPNTDEGNLKGQLLGITVQSLSETIASLKEKISGEIQLPANKQKLSGKAGFLKDNLSLAYYNVASGETLSLSLRERGGRKR, from the exons ATGTTTGGCACCACACAGATATTGCCCCTTCCGGCGCCCCCATTGGATGGGAATCTGGGACCAACACCTCCAGCTCAAGTGGTGGAGGAACCAAAGGAGGATAAGATGGAAGAGGATGAAGAGGACAACAATAAAACCGACAAGGTTCCAACATCTGTTGCAACACATACGAGAACTATTGGTATAATTTATCCCCCTCCAGATATTAGGAGTATTGTTGACAAGACCTCACAGTTTGTGGCGAAGAATGGTCCAGACTTTGAGAAGAGGATTGTTTTAAATAACGCTGGCAATGCAAAATTTAACTTCCTGAATGCTTCTGATCCTTACCATGCCTATTATCAGCACCGTTTGGCTGAAGCTCGCGCACAGAATCAGGCTTCTGGAGAGCAGCCTACTCAGCCAGAAGACAAAGAAGCAGCCCCTGCTCCTCCTACCGCTGATGGTGCTGAGACAACTGCAAAACCTGATCCGTCTGCTCAGTTTAGACCTGTCAGAAAGGTTCTTGAGCCACCTGAGGCAGAGCAATATACTGTTCGACTCCCTGAAGGGATCACAGGTGAAGAGCTGGATATCATTAAGCTTACAGCACAATTTGTGGCCAGAAATGGAAAGTCTTTCTTAACAGGGTTGACGAGCAGGGAGATTAATAATCCCCAATTTCATTTTCTGAAGCCTACTCACAGCATGTTCATGTTTTTCACTTCGCTTGCGGATGCGTATTCGAAAGTTCTGATGCCTCCTAAAGGCTTGACGGATAAGCTGCAGAAGAGTGCTGCTGACATGACAACAGTCCTAGAGCGATGTCTGCATCGGTTGGAGTGGGAAAAGTCACAGGAGCAGGCTAGACAGAAAGCTGAAGATGAGATAGAACAGGAGAGGTTGCAGATGGCTATGATTGATTGGCatgattttgttgttgttgagacTATAGATTTTGCTGATGATGAGGATCAGGATTTACCTCCACCTATGACCCTTGAGGAGGTTATAAGGAGGAGTAAGATGCCCACATTAGAGGAAGAAGAGTATGTTGAGCCTGGAAAAGAGGTGGAAATGGAGATGGATGAAGAAGAGGCGCAGCTAGTTGAAGAAGGTATGCGAGCTGCGACTCTTGAAGAGAATGGTGGTGTCAAAAGTGCTGAAACCAAGGCAATCCCAGAGGAACAGGACCCACCAATGCGGATTGTGAAGAACTGGAAGAGGCCTGAAGAGAGGATCCCGGCAGAAAGGGACCCGACTAAGTATGTTGTCTCTCCTATAACTGGTGAGCTAATACCTATTAATGAGATGTCTGAACATATGAGGATCTCTCTCATTGATCCGAAGTACAAGGAACAGAAGGACAGGATGTTTGCGAAGATTAAGGAGACGACGCTTGCGCAGGATGATGAGATTTCTAAGAACATTGTTGGACTTGCACGAACCCGTCCGGATATATTTGGTACTACGGAAGAAGAAGTTTCAAATGCAGTCAAGGCTGAGATTGAGAAAAAGGTAGAAGAGCCGAAGCAGGTCATATGGGATGGTCACACCGGTAGCATTGGGCGCACTGCAAGCCAGGCAATGTCTCAGAACAGTGCAGATGATCAGAATGATGCTGCAAATGATGGAAGAAACCTTCCTGGTCCGCAGGCTCCTCCACCTCCAAGACCCGGTCTTCCATCTGTTAGGCCACTACCTCCACCTCCTGGGCTTGCGCTGAATATTCCTAGGCCTCCTAATACAGTCCAGTATTCCACTCCCACCAGTGCTGGGGTTGCTGCTCCGCCTCCACCTCGACCTCCTATGGTTAACATGATTCCTCAGGTTCGGCCCCCGCCTCCTCCCATGCCACAGATGCCTGGTCAGCAAAATCTCATGAATCGCCCCCCAATGCCTCCATCAATGGCCATGAATTCGCATAGCCTTCCTATTCCACCACCTCCTGGATCACAGTTTACACCTTTGGGAGCACCTCGTCCCTTTGTTCCCCACCCGATGTCCCAGTCTGGAATGTCTATGGTCCCGCCTCCTCCTATGCCCCAAGGAATGCCGCCACCTCCTCCACCGGAGGAAGCCCCTCCTCTCCCAGAAGAGCCAGAGCCCAAGAGGCAAAAGCTTGATGAGTCTGTTCTCATTCCTGAAGACCAGTTTTTGGCTCAGCACTCG GGACGTGCAACGATCAATGTATCTGTGCCGAATACCGACGAAGGGAATCTCAAGGGACAACTTCTGGGAATCACAGTGCAATCTCTGTCCGAAACCATTGCCAGTCTAAAAGAGAAGATTTCTGGGGAGATCCAGCTTCCTGCAAACAAACAAAAGCTGAGTGGAAAGGCTGGTTTTCTCAAGGACAACTTGTCTCTTGCATACTATAATGTTGCTTCTGGAGAAACACTCAGTCTCTCTCTGAGAGAACGTGGTGGGAGAAAGAGATGA
- the LOC132621427 gene encoding multiple RNA-binding domain-containing protein 1-like isoform X1, which yields MSRLCVKNLPKYVAEDRLREFFSQKGEVTDAKLMRTSDGKSRQFGFVGFRTEQEAEQALKYFDNSFMDSSRIVCEIARKIGDPNIPRPWSRHTLKKQEKLTNEDENAKVNKSSKSAGLKGDKKNSKQESKDEDPQLQEFLEVMQPRNKSKLWANDALTAPSLSRSKKDGDKQSQGKETNQEKMDTDDSEVIKKEESLSHSEKSEKPDGSCNDKVMTDTDYFKSRVRKDWSDSESSEDDGSDNESDAEGDKNSEDANADNILEPDDTEELLNDGFSRSNNESLEPADPSSSVKDEKEEDLESGRLFVRNLPYTTTEEELEEYFRAFGNVSQVHIVVDKDTKRSKGIAYVLYALPESAARALAELDSSIFQGRLLHVMPAKQKISSEKIETVANTKQSSNTFKQQRQEEKKASEASGNTRSWNTLFMRPDTVVENIARKFGVSKSDLLDREADDLAVRIALGETQVIAETKKALAKSGVNIASLEEYAAGKTDGAKRSNHVILVKNLPYGSSEGELASMFGKFGSLDKIILPPTKTLALVVFLEPAEARAAFRGLAYKRFKDTPLYLEWAPGNILDQTSDSKNALIVEDDAKRVLLEQQVEGVTDADVDPDRVESRSLYVKNLNFKTSDESLKEHFTNHIKDGRILSVRVKKHLKNGKNVSMGFGFVEFDSVDTAINVCKDLQGTVLDGHALILQLCHTKKDQVPKKAESDKSSTKLLVRNVAFEATEKDLRQLFSPFGQIKSLRLPMRFGNHRGFAFVEFVTKQEAKNAIEALSNTHLYGRHLVLERAKEGESLEELRARTAAQFSTEQNGFQTSKLSKKRKQMAILDEGSFKFERIAD from the exons AT GTCGCGATTATGTGTGAAGAATTTGCCCAAGTATGTAGCCGAGGATCGCCTTAGAGAATTCTTTTCCCAGAAAGGGGAAGTCACTGACGCCAAGCTCATGCGTACTTC AGATGGGAAAAGCAGGCAGTTTGGATTTGTAGGATTTCGAACAGAGCAAGAGGCCGAGCAAGCTCTCAAGTATTTTGACAACTCTTTCATGGATAGTAGTCGTATTGTTTGTGAG ATTGCTAGGAAAATTGGGGATCCAAATATCCCTCGTCCATGGAGCAGGCACACTTTGAAGAAACAAGAGAAATTGACAAATGAGGATGAGAATGCAAAAGTAAACAAAAGTTCTAAGTCTGCAGGTTTAAAAGGGGACAAAAAGAATAGTAAACAGGAGAGTAAGGATGAGGATCCTCAGCTTCAAGAGTTCCTTGAAGTTATGCAGCCTCGGAATAAGTCAAAGTTGTGGGCAAATGATGCACTAACGGCTCCATCTCTTTCTCGAAGTAAAAAGGATGGCGATAAGCAATCCCAGGGAAAAGAGACAAACCAGGAAAAAATGGATACTGATGACTCTGAGGTTATTAAGAAAGAGGAATCTCTGTCACATAGTGAAAAATCTGAGAAACCTGACGGCTCCTGTAATGATAAAGTTATGACCGATACGGATTATTTCAAGAGTAGAGTGAGGAAAGATTGGTCTGACTCAGAAAGTAGTGAAGACGATGGTAGTGATAATGAAAGTGACGCTGAAGGTGACAAGAACAGTGAAGATGCAAATGCTGATAATATCCTTGAACCTGATGATACAGAGGAATTGTTGAATGATGGGTTCTCCAGATCTAACAATGAGTCGCTTGAGCCTGCTGACCCTTCATCAAGTGTTAAGGATGAAAAGGAAGAAGATCTGGAGAGTGGACGATTATTCGTTCGTAATCTTCCATACACCACTAC GGAAGAGGAGCTGGAAGAATACTTCAGAGCATTTGGCAATGTCTCACAGGTTCATATTGTTGTTGACAAAGACACAAAGCGGTCCAAAGGAATTGCATATGTTCTCTATGCATTACCAGAATCTGCTGCTAG GGCACTAGCAGAGCTGGACAGTTCAATTTTTCAAGGACGATTGCTTCATGTTATGCCAGCAAAACAGAAAATTTCTTCAGAGAAGATAGA GACAGTTGCTAATACCAAGCAATCTTCAAACACATTTAAGCAGCAGAGACAAGAGGAAAAGAAGGCATCTGAAGCTAGTGGAAACACACGATCTTGGAATACTCTGTTTATGCGGCCAGACACT GTTGTCGAGAATATTGCAAGAAAATTTGGTGTGAGTAAAAGTGATCTTCTTGATAGAGAAGCTGATGATCTTGCTGTACGTATAGCATTGGGTGAGACTCAAGTAATAGCGGAGACAAAAAAGGCTCTTGCGAAATCTGGAGTTAATATTGCTTCATTGGAAGAATACGCTGCTGGAAAAACTGATGGAGCAAAACGAAGCAATCACGTTATTCTAGTTAAGAACTTGCCTTATGGTTCGTCAGAAGGTGAACTTGCGAGTATGTTTGGGAAGTTTGGGAGCCTGGATAAGATTATTCTTCCTCCTACCAAAACCTTAGCTTTG GTTGTCTTCCTAGAGCCGGCGGAAGCACGTGCAGCTTTCCGGGGTCTAGCATACAAACGTTTCAA GGACACTCCCCTTTATTTGGAGTGGGCTCCTGGAAATATTCTTGATCAAACAAGTGATTCTAAAAATGCTCTTATTGTTGAAGATGATGCAAAGAGAGTGCTCCTAGAGCAACAAGTGGAAGGTGTAACAGATGCAGACGTTGATCCTGATAGAGTTGAG TCACGATCACTGTATGTCAAGAACCTAAATTTCAAGACGTCGGATGAGAGTTTAAAGGAGCATTTCACTAACCACATAAAGGATGGGCGAATATTAAGTGTGAGG GTGAAGAAGCATCTAAAGAATGGAAAAAATGTCTCTATGGGTTTTGGATTCGTTGAGTTTGATTCTGTTGATACAGCAATCAATGTTTGCAAGGATCTGCAG GGAACTGTTTTGGATGGGCATGCACTTATATTGCAACTTTGTCACACTAAGAAGGATCAAGTACCAAAGAAAGCTGAGAGTGATAAGAGTTCAACTAAGTTGCTTGTTAGGAATGTTGCTTTTGAGGCAACTGAAAAGGATCTCAGGCAACTATTCAGTCCATTTGGGCAG ATTAAGAGTTTAAGGCTGCCGATGAGGTTTGGGAACCATAGAGGATTTGCATTTGTAGAGTTTGTCACGAAACAAGAGGCAAAGAACGCCATTGAAGCTCTATCCAATACTCACTTGTATGGGCGCCATTTG GTTCTGGAGAGAGCCAAGGAAGGTGAGAGCTTAGAGGAATTACGTGCTCGCACAGCTGCTCAGTTTAGTACTGAGCAAAATGGGTTTCAAACTAGTAAACTATCAAAGAAGAGAAAGCAGATGGCTATATTGGACGAAGGGAGCTTTAAATTCGAGCGAATTGCTGATTAA
- the LOC132621427 gene encoding uncharacterized protein LOC132621427 isoform X2, with translation MQPRNKSKLWANDALTAPSLSRSKKDGDKQSQGKETNQEKMDTDDSEVIKKEESLSHSEKSEKPDGSCNDKVMTDTDYFKSRVRKDWSDSESSEDDGSDNESDAEGDKNSEDANADNILEPDDTEELLNDGFSRSNNESLEPADPSSSVKDEKEEDLESGRLFVRNLPYTTTEEELEEYFRAFGNVSQVHIVVDKDTKRSKGIAYVLYALPESAARALAELDSSIFQGRLLHVMPAKQKISSEKIETVANTKQSSNTFKQQRQEEKKASEASGNTRSWNTLFMRPDTVVENIARKFGVSKSDLLDREADDLAVRIALGETQVIAETKKALAKSGVNIASLEEYAAGKTDGAKRSNHVILVKNLPYGSSEGELASMFGKFGSLDKIILPPTKTLALVVFLEPAEARAAFRGLAYKRFKDTPLYLEWAPGNILDQTSDSKNALIVEDDAKRVLLEQQVEGVTDADVDPDRVESRSLYVKNLNFKTSDESLKEHFTNHIKDGRILSVRVKKHLKNGKNVSMGFGFVEFDSVDTAINVCKDLQGTVLDGHALILQLCHTKKDQVPKKAESDKSSTKLLVRNVAFEATEKDLRQLFSPFGQIKSLRLPMRFGNHRGFAFVEFVTKQEAKNAIEALSNTHLYGRHLVLERAKEGESLEELRARTAAQFSTEQNGFQTSKLSKKRKQMAILDEGSFKFERIAD, from the exons ATGCAGCCTCGGAATAAGTCAAAGTTGTGGGCAAATGATGCACTAACGGCTCCATCTCTTTCTCGAAGTAAAAAGGATGGCGATAAGCAATCCCAGGGAAAAGAGACAAACCAGGAAAAAATGGATACTGATGACTCTGAGGTTATTAAGAAAGAGGAATCTCTGTCACATAGTGAAAAATCTGAGAAACCTGACGGCTCCTGTAATGATAAAGTTATGACCGATACGGATTATTTCAAGAGTAGAGTGAGGAAAGATTGGTCTGACTCAGAAAGTAGTGAAGACGATGGTAGTGATAATGAAAGTGACGCTGAAGGTGACAAGAACAGTGAAGATGCAAATGCTGATAATATCCTTGAACCTGATGATACAGAGGAATTGTTGAATGATGGGTTCTCCAGATCTAACAATGAGTCGCTTGAGCCTGCTGACCCTTCATCAAGTGTTAAGGATGAAAAGGAAGAAGATCTGGAGAGTGGACGATTATTCGTTCGTAATCTTCCATACACCACTAC GGAAGAGGAGCTGGAAGAATACTTCAGAGCATTTGGCAATGTCTCACAGGTTCATATTGTTGTTGACAAAGACACAAAGCGGTCCAAAGGAATTGCATATGTTCTCTATGCATTACCAGAATCTGCTGCTAG GGCACTAGCAGAGCTGGACAGTTCAATTTTTCAAGGACGATTGCTTCATGTTATGCCAGCAAAACAGAAAATTTCTTCAGAGAAGATAGA GACAGTTGCTAATACCAAGCAATCTTCAAACACATTTAAGCAGCAGAGACAAGAGGAAAAGAAGGCATCTGAAGCTAGTGGAAACACACGATCTTGGAATACTCTGTTTATGCGGCCAGACACT GTTGTCGAGAATATTGCAAGAAAATTTGGTGTGAGTAAAAGTGATCTTCTTGATAGAGAAGCTGATGATCTTGCTGTACGTATAGCATTGGGTGAGACTCAAGTAATAGCGGAGACAAAAAAGGCTCTTGCGAAATCTGGAGTTAATATTGCTTCATTGGAAGAATACGCTGCTGGAAAAACTGATGGAGCAAAACGAAGCAATCACGTTATTCTAGTTAAGAACTTGCCTTATGGTTCGTCAGAAGGTGAACTTGCGAGTATGTTTGGGAAGTTTGGGAGCCTGGATAAGATTATTCTTCCTCCTACCAAAACCTTAGCTTTG GTTGTCTTCCTAGAGCCGGCGGAAGCACGTGCAGCTTTCCGGGGTCTAGCATACAAACGTTTCAA GGACACTCCCCTTTATTTGGAGTGGGCTCCTGGAAATATTCTTGATCAAACAAGTGATTCTAAAAATGCTCTTATTGTTGAAGATGATGCAAAGAGAGTGCTCCTAGAGCAACAAGTGGAAGGTGTAACAGATGCAGACGTTGATCCTGATAGAGTTGAG TCACGATCACTGTATGTCAAGAACCTAAATTTCAAGACGTCGGATGAGAGTTTAAAGGAGCATTTCACTAACCACATAAAGGATGGGCGAATATTAAGTGTGAGG GTGAAGAAGCATCTAAAGAATGGAAAAAATGTCTCTATGGGTTTTGGATTCGTTGAGTTTGATTCTGTTGATACAGCAATCAATGTTTGCAAGGATCTGCAG GGAACTGTTTTGGATGGGCATGCACTTATATTGCAACTTTGTCACACTAAGAAGGATCAAGTACCAAAGAAAGCTGAGAGTGATAAGAGTTCAACTAAGTTGCTTGTTAGGAATGTTGCTTTTGAGGCAACTGAAAAGGATCTCAGGCAACTATTCAGTCCATTTGGGCAG ATTAAGAGTTTAAGGCTGCCGATGAGGTTTGGGAACCATAGAGGATTTGCATTTGTAGAGTTTGTCACGAAACAAGAGGCAAAGAACGCCATTGAAGCTCTATCCAATACTCACTTGTATGGGCGCCATTTG GTTCTGGAGAGAGCCAAGGAAGGTGAGAGCTTAGAGGAATTACGTGCTCGCACAGCTGCTCAGTTTAGTACTGAGCAAAATGGGTTTCAAACTAGTAAACTATCAAAGAAGAGAAAGCAGATGGCTATATTGGACGAAGGGAGCTTTAAATTCGAGCGAATTGCTGATTAA
- the LOC132622845 gene encoding uncharacterized protein LOC132622845, translating into MSHGYAIELYFDPALENQVLKAWNVLARRQISTQLIEIESRPHITLFSSPYFDPSKLENIVKNFSSKQESLPLSFGSIGSLPSDDNVLFLAPTPTLSLLQFHSQLFDAMKKEGIEIAEEHRPDTWIPYCPVAEEVPKTRMGEAFTVLRDLKLPVAGYAMEIALVEYPPVREVFSFVLGNTVEP; encoded by the coding sequence ATGTCGCATGGTTACGCGATTGAGCTCTACTTTGATCCTGCTCTGGAAAACCAGGTCTTGAAGGCGTGGAATGTATTGGCTCGGCGCCAGATCAGCACTCAACTTATTGAGATTGAGTCTCGACCTCACATTACCCTCTTCTCGAGTCCCTATTTTGATCCATCAAAGCTTGAGAACATTGTAAAGAATTTTTCATCCAAGCAAGAATCTTTGCCTCTGTCCTTTGGTTCAATTGGAAGTCTCCCAAGTGATGACAATGTTCTGTTTCTTGCCCCAACTCCAACTTTGTCTCTCCTTCAGTTCCATTCTCAGTTGTTTGATGCTATGAAAAAGGAGGGAATTGAGATTGCGGAGGAGCATCGTCCTGATACATGGATTCCTTATTGCCCCGTCGCTGAAGAAGTGCCTAAAACTCGTATGGGCGAGGCATTCACTGTTTTGAGGGATCTGAAATTACCTGTTGCTGGATATGCTATGGAAATTGCACTTGTCGAGTATCCTCCAGTCCGTGAAGTATTTTCTTTTGTGCTTGGTAATACAGTTGAACCATGA